The window GGGATGGCGATCCCGTCAGTGCTTGATATCCGGGGGCGGCTTGCCGCCATTGGCCGCGAGCTTCGTCATCACCTGCTTGTGCAGCCAGATGTTCATGCTGGCGGAATCGTTGGTGTCGCCGGTGTAACCGAGCTCCTTGGCGAGCTCCTTGCGCGCCGACAGGCTGGAGTCGATGTCGAGCGCCTTCATCAGATCGACGATCGAGGTCCGCCACTCGAGCTTCTCGCCCTTCGCGGCAACCGCCTTGTCGAGGATGGGGGCGACGTCGACGGACTGCGCGGGCGCCGCACCGGCGGGTACCGCGGCAGGAGACGGCGAGGCGCTACCGGATCCACCGGCGGGAGCTGCGCTTGTGGCCGTCCCGCCGGCGGGCGCGGCGCTGGCGCTGCTGCCGAAGATCGCGCCCATGATTCTTCCGAAAATGCTCATCGTTCGCTCCCAAGAGAGTTGAGATGTGAAGGCCACGCGGCAATGCACCGGCTGACCGAGGTCGCAGTTCAAGTGTATCGCTCCCTCAATACCTTGCCAATGCGACATTCACTTAAGCGTGAGTGCTTTTGGCGCGGTTTGGGAGTACCCTCATTCAACAGTTCGCGACACGGCCAGTTCTCTCTGCTCTGTCTTTCGCGTCTGGCTTGCTCGTGATCGCTTCGAGAGGCGGTACGTTTGTGCCCGCGCGGCGGGCGCAGAATGCGCCCGCCCAGAGGGAGACAACGACCATGGCCAGTCCATACCAAGGCAATGTCACATCGATGACGCAGAGCGGACAAGGCCCCGCATCTGCGCCAGTTATCCGCACCATCGGCCTGTCCGATTTGCATCAAGCGCTGCGTCTCGGCTGGGAAGACTTCAAGGCAGTACCAAGCCACGCCATCATCCTGTGTCTGATCTATCCCGTGCTCGGCATCGTGCTTGCGCGCACCGTGCACGGCTATTCCGTGCTGCCTCTGCTGTTTCCGCTGGCCGCGGGCTTTGCTCTGCTCGGCCCGTTCGCCGCGATCGGCCTCTACGAGATGAGCCGCCGTCGCGAGGACGGCGGTCAGGCATCCGCATGGGACGCCATGCAGGTATTCCGCTCGCCGTCATTCGGCGCGATGCTCGGAGTCGGAACGTTGCTGTTCGCACTGTTCGTGACCTGGATCGCCACCGCGCAGGCGATCTACACTGCGGTGTTCGGCTATCAGGTCGCGGCCAACATTCCCGATTTTGCCGAGCGCGTGCTGACCACCCCGCAAGGCTGGTGGCTGATCGTGGTCGGTTGCAGCGTCGGCTTCCTGTTCGCGCTCGTCGCGCTGTGCATCAGCGTGGTCGCCTTCCCCATGATGCTCGACCGCCAGGCAACCGCCGGCGAAGCCATCGTGACGTCGATGCGCGCCGTCGCACAGAACCCGGTGCCGATGGCGGCCTGGGGCTTGATCGTCGCGGTGCTGCTGGTGCTGGGCACGATCCCGTTCTTCCTCGGGCTCGCCGTCGTGATCCCCCTGCTCGGTCACGCCACCTGGCATCTCTATCGCGAGGTCATCGTCAAGGATCCGAACGCACGGCCGGTGATCCCCGAGCCGCGCGAGCGCAAGCCCGCCGCCGACTTCCCGGCCAACCTGTTCCCGTGGCGGCGCAGCGATCGCGGCTAAGCGCCAGTCACCCCGAACGCGTAAACGCCAAAGCAACCGCCGGCCGATTACATTCGGCCGGCGGTTTGTCGTTCCGGATCGTCAAATGGGTGTGAAGTTGGCGTGGCATTTGCAGCACCTGCCTGAGATAAACGGCTCGATCACGAGCCATGTTTTGGCCGCTGTTGCCGCGAACATACCCGCCGGGTTTCGCGACCAATCGATGACATCGCAGACTCCGGAGTGAAATTGCCAATGACCTCGCGCTTTTCCTTTCACACGCTCGCCGTTGGGGCGTGGCTGTTGACCTCGACCGTGTCTGCGCTCGCCGCCCAGTGCGGCACGGGCACGTTCGAGTCATGGCTCGACGATTTCAAGAAAGAGGCTGTGACGAAGGGCATTTCGCAGAACGCGATCCAGGCCGGGTTGAATGGCGTCACGCAGGACAAGGCGATCCTGGCGCGCGACCATTCGCAGCAGGTGTTCAGCCAGACCTTCGAGCAGTTCTCGGGTCGCATGGTGCCGCCGCGGCTCAATCGCGGCTCCGACATGATGAAGCGCTACGGCTCGGTGCTGTCGCGAATCGAGGAGGCCTACGGCGTGCCCGGTGAAATCCTGGTCGCGATCTGGGGGCTGGAGACCGATTTCGGTGTCAACACAGGCAAGTTTCCGACCCTACGCTCGCTGGCGACGCTGGCCTATGATTGCCGCCGCTCCGACATGTTCAAGGCCGAGTTGATGGATGCGTTGCGCATCGTCGAGCGTGGTGATCTCTCACCGCAGGAGATGCGCGGCGCCTGGGCCGGCGAGCTCGGCCAGACCCAGTTCATGCCGTCGTCCTACATCAAATTCGCGGTCGATTTCGACGGCAACGGTAAACGCGACCTCCTGCACAACGTACCTGACGTGCTGGCCTCGACGGCGAACTTCCTGAAGAGCTACGGCTGGAAGAAAGGCAAAGGCTGGGAGCCCGGCAGCGAGAATTTCGCGGTCATCCAGCAGTGGAACAAGAGCGAGGTGTACGCCAAGACGATCGGCTACTTCGCCACCCAGCTCGCGAAGGCTCCGTAGCGCGGTGGAGTTGCGTAGCGGCGAGAAGCCTGCACGTCGGCTCTGCTTCGATCAGCGCTGCTCCTGCTCCGGATGAATCAAAGAGGGCCGATCGCCCCAGGCGATCGGCCCTTATCGCCATGATCAAAAGCTTACTTCGCCATGCTCTCTTCGGCAGCCTTGCTGAGATGCGCGCCGCATGCGCCCCACTTGTTGTTCAGCATCGCGTCCTGCGCGAGCGAGACTTCCTTCTCCGCCGCGAATTTGACCTCATTGTCGGCCATAGCTTCGACGGCAGCTTCAGTCTTGCCGAAATTGGCACCGCTGCAGCCGACGCCCATATGATGACGATGAGCCGCCTGCGCGGGAGCAGCGACAGCGTAAGCAACGGCAGCCATGCCGGCTGCGGCGATGAATGTTTTAATCATGGGATGATCCATCTCTTGTTCTTGGACAGATCCCTGCGTGATTGCGGAATCTGCAGCGCAATTATTCGCTGTTCCCGGCGCCGTTCAGAATGAACTTCGTGCGATACGAATGTGATGAGCGCTGCACGCGGATCGCGCATGCGTTGCATAGTGTTTCGATTACATGTCGGTAAGGAAGCGGCGCCGCATTAGCTCTGCTGCCAACGTTCACTTCAATCGAAATGCACTTCCGATAATCCTCAGCACATTCCGGGCGACACGCTGGACGCGACCGAGATCCGCACGGCGCGTGCCGTACATAATTACCTTTCGCGTCAATGCGACCGATTGACGCTCCGCCCATTCACCGGCGCTCGCACCAACATATGAATTTATAATCATTCCAATGCCCATCTTGTCGCATGCGAATCACGCATGGAACACATCGATGTGATCCAGTGAGCTAGGACGCGGAAAGACTTGATTGGGCGGTCTTTAATTACCATATACCCAACCTGATCTGGCTTGCTGAAATTTCAACAACCGATTGATATCAGTAATATTTTTGCGATATGCCGCGTGTCGGCGGAACTTTCATTTACAAACCTGCTCGGCAAGCGCCAAACGGTTAACCAGACCTTACCTCCGCCATGCGTTTTCGGTCTAGCTGCATCGCACCATTGGAACTACCGCGCCGCACCATATCATCTATATTCAGTTCAACGATGAGGCTTTTGAAAAGCTGAATCTGAATTACTAGGAGACTACCATGTTGCTCTCGCTCATCCGCATGATCCAGGCTTTCCGGGATTATCAGCGCAATGTCAGCGAACTGTCCCAGCTCAGCGATCGTGAACTGGCCGATATCGGCCTCGACCGCTCGGACATTCCGCGCGTTGCCGCCGGTACCTACAACGGCTAATCGGCCGTAAGCCATCTGACGAACGGATAACGCCCGCTTCCACAGCGGGCGTTCTCGTTTCTGGTGCGGTTTCAGATGCATATGATCTCGAAACGCGCTAACGCTGCGCGATGACACCGCATCAATCCTCTTCCCAACCCGTGCACATCGTGGGCGCGGGGCTCGCCGGCTCGGAAGCCGCCTGGCAGGTTGCCAATTCCGGCGTCCGTGCCGTCCTGCATGAAATGCGCCCGCACCGAATGACCGAGGCGCACCGGACCGAAGGCTGCGCCGAACTGGTCTGCTCGAATTCCTTCCGCTCCGACGATGCCGCCAACAACGCGGTCGGGTTGCTGCACGCCGAGATGCGGCGGCTGGGCTCCCTCATCATGCGCTCGGCCGATGCCAACCAGGTGCCCGCTGGCGGCGCGCTGGCGGTCGACCGCGACGGCTTTTCCGCTGCCGTCACCAAAGCGCTGAACGAACATCCGCTGATCGAGATCAGCCGCGAGGAAGTCGCGGGCCTGCCGCCGGCCGACTGGGGCAACGTGATCGTCGCTACCGGTCCCCTCACCTCGGCGCCGCTCGCCGACGCCATCAGGCAGCTCACCGACGAGAACGCGCTGGCGTTCTTCGATGCGATCGCACCGATCGTACACAAGGATTCCATCGACATGTCGGTGGCCTGGTTTCAGTCGCGCTACGACAAGGTCGGTCCCGGCGGCACCGGCGCCGACTACATCAACTGCCCGATGACCAAGGAGCAATATGACGCCTTCGTCGCGGCGCTGCTCGACGGCGAGAAGGTCGACTTCAAGGATTGGGAGACCAACACGCCCTATTTCGACGGCTGCCTGCCGGTCGAGGTGATGGCCGAGCGCGGTCAGGAGACGCTGCGCCACGGGCCGATGAAGCCGGTGGGATTGACCAATCCGCACAATCCGACGGTCAAGGCATATGCGATCGTTCAGCTGCGGCAGGACAACAAGCTCGGCACGCTCTACAACATCGTCGGTTTCCAGACCAAGCTGAAGCACGGCGCGCAGCAGCGCGTGTTCCGCACCATCCCGGGCCTCGAGAATGCGGAGTTCGCCCGCCTCGGCGGCCTGCATCGCAACACCTTCCTGAATTCACCGAAGCTGCTCGATAGCCAGCTGCGCCTGCGCGCGCAGCCGCGGCTGCGTTTCGCCGGCCAGATGACGGGCTGCGAGGGCTACGTCGAATCGGCCAGCATCGGGTTGATTGCGGGGCTCTGCGCTGCCGCCGACATGCGCGGCACCGCGCTGACGCCACCGCCCGCCACCACCGCGCTCGGCGCGCTGCTCGGCCACATCACCGGCGGTCATATCGAGACGATCGACGCCGGTGCGCGCTCGTTCCAGCCGATGAACATCAATTTCGGTCTGTTCCCGCCGCTGGCCAGCCCTCCGACCAAGAAGCCGGACGGCTCGCGGCTGCGCGGCAACGAGAAGACGGTCGCCAAGAAGCAGGCGATCAGCGCGCGGGCGCTCACCGACCTCGACCATTGGATCGCAGAGCACCTGCGCGTTGCGGCAGCGGCCTGACAGTCATGAGCGTGCCGAAAGACGACGACGCCACCCTGTCGGCGCGATGGAGCCAGGGCGTGCTGCTCAAGCGCGACGTGTTCTCGACGGTCGAGCGCGGCCGTTTCCGGACCGATGACGGCGAGGTCGAGGGCGTGCTGCGCCGGCTCGATCAGGTGCCGTTCTGGTCGTTCGCCGTGGCGCTGCATCTGTTCTCGCGCGAACGCCGCGCGCTGACCCTGGCGCGCGATCTCGACGTCGGCCCCAAGCTGCTCTGGGCAGGCAGGCGCGCGCTGGTGCGCGGCTTCATCGACGGCGCAGCGCTGCATCTGGCGAAGCCGCATGGCGACGTCGCCTATTTCCGTTCCGCCAAGGCCGCGTTGCGCAAGCTGCATCGTGCCGGCATCTGCCACAACGACCTCGCCAAGGAGCAGAACTGGCTGGTCGGCCGCGACGGCCGCGCCTACCTCACCGACTTCCAGCTTGCTGCCTGCTTCAAGAGCCGAAGCCGGCTGTTCCGCATCGCAGCCTATGAGGATCTGCGGCATCTGTTGAAGCACAAGCGCAGCTACGCGCCGGAGGCGTTGACGCCGAAGGAGCGCAAGGTGCTTGCGAAGAAGTCCGCGGTCGCCAGCGTCTGGCTCAAGACCGGCAAGAAGGTCTATCAGGCGATCACCCGCGGCATCTTCAATTTCACCGACCGCGAGGGCGGCGGCCGGCGGCTGGTCAACGACGCGCCTGTGCTGGTCGATCTGATCCGCAGGAATCCAGATGTGCGCGACACCGCGATCGTCGCCTTTGCCGACCGGCGCGTCGGCGTCGGACTCTACGCCTTCGTCGAGGCCGACCAGTCCGCGCTGGAAAAGACGCTGCGCAACGAGCTTGCCGCCGCCAAGGGCGTCAAGCCGCCCGAACACATCCAGATCGTGCATGCATTGCCGCGCGATGCGGCGGGCAAGCCGCGCACCGAAATCCTGCAGCTCGTCGCCATGAACCAGATCGACCTGATCGAACCGATGATGCGCAGCGACGCCGATCGCGAGTTCCTCAAGGACATCCTCGAGCAACGCAAGAATCTGCGCGATCGCTTCAATTTCGAAGTTGCCGAGATGGATCGGCCGGCGGGCCAAGCGCGATGAGATCGGATTTGGTCCACGTCGCGCGTTGGGCTCTCGTTTGAGCGCGATCTCCGCATCGACGCTGCACGCTTCCGAGCGCGCAGCTCTCGACAAACGGAGCGTGACGCGCCAATCTTGCGAGGGGGTATCGCGCTCAAGGGACTAGCTTAATGCCACTGACCCGTGGCCGTATCGGGGGATATGATGCCGAGCGGATGGCGTTCGGATTCACCATGATGCACGGCGACCAGGAAATTGAATGCCAGATCAGCGACGCTGCAATGGACGACTTGGCCGGCACGCGCGGAACGGCGAGCATCGCTCGCCAGGCCCAGTTCGTTGCGCTGCGCGACGCCGTCGAACGGATCGCATCCGACATCTTTGACAGCGGCCCGGTGGTCAAAGGCGCGACGATCCGGATCTTCACCAAGCACATCTCGAAGGAACAGAGCTAGCGACCGAACTCTTCGGTGCGCGCAGCCCGCCACAACGTCCAGAGCGTGCGCAGGCGCGACGCCGGCTTCGGCAGGAACGGATCGTAGTCGGCCCTCCTCACCCGGTTTAGCTCGCGCCTGACGTGAGCGAGCGGCAGGAAGATCGGCCTCACGCCGGACGGTACATCCGCAAGCAGCCCGAATGCGGTCTTGAGATGACCCTGAGCCTCGTCAGCAAGCTGATCGATCGCAGCACGGATGTTCGGCGTCGGCTTGCCGGCAAACACCTCCTCCTTGCTGCTGCCGTGCTGTTGCAGCAGTTGCAGCGGCAGAAACAGCTGCTGCCGCGAGGCGTCGCGGCCCAGCGCCGCGATGACCTGCGCCATGCCTTGCGCGAGGCCGGCATGACGAGCCAGATGATCGATCGCCTCCGATGGCCGCGCCACCACGCGCGTGGCTTGTGCGAACAGCGCCGATGCCGTGGCGTCGAGGTAGCCCTCGAGCGCGGCCAACGACGGCATCGGGTCGTTGTAGAGATCGAACTGATGCTCCTCGACCAGGAGCGAGAACGGCGAGACCGGCAGGCGGTGATTGCGGATCGCATACAGCAGCTCTGCCGCGACCGGATTGCCCTCGACGCCGCCGTGTCCGGCCCCGGCCAGCATGTCGGTCCACCATTGCAGCCGCATCTCGCCGGGCAGCGGCTGGCTGACCTGCTCGTGCACGCGCGAGACTTCGATGTTGAAGGCGTAGATCGCGAGCAGCGCCCGGCGCTCCGGACCCGGCATGAACAAAGTCGACGCGTAGCGCACGAAGTCATGGGTCCGCGCCAGATCGGCGCAGAACGCCGCGCCGTCGGTCGGCGCCTCCGTCGCGCTCATGGCACCGCGATCAGCGCCGCCGCGACGCGACGCCGCTCGCCCAGCATGATGTTGTAGGTGCGGATCGCGGGGCCGGTCTGCATCGGGTCGAGCACCACCCGCACCGCGCGCAGGGCCTCGCGCAGGCCCCTTGGCGGCACCCAGACCTCGGTGCCGGTGCCGACGATCAGTGTATCAATCGCATTGGCGGCCGCGAATACCTTCTGCAGCGCGTATTCGTCGATCTCCTGCGGCCTGGTCACCGGCCAGGCCCAGATCGCGTCGGGCAGGCACAACAGCGAGCCGCGGTGCGACATATCGGCAAACGCGAAGCCGCCCTTGCCGTAGGCCTCGATCGGCGCCGACCTCGGAAGATGGGGAGCGTCCGAGGAGTTGCTCATGACCGGCTACTTCTTGGCTGCCG of the Bradyrhizobium quebecense genome contains:
- a CDS encoding DUF3597 domain-containing protein, which translates into the protein MSIFGRIMGAIFGSSASAAPAGGTATSAAPAGGSGSASPSPAAVPAGAAPAQSVDVAPILDKAVAAKGEKLEWRTSIVDLMKALDIDSSLSARKELAKELGYTGDTNDSASMNIWLHKQVMTKLAANGGKPPPDIKH
- a CDS encoding DUF2189 domain-containing protein, with product MASPYQGNVTSMTQSGQGPASAPVIRTIGLSDLHQALRLGWEDFKAVPSHAIILCLIYPVLGIVLARTVHGYSVLPLLFPLAAGFALLGPFAAIGLYEMSRRREDGGQASAWDAMQVFRSPSFGAMLGVGTLLFALFVTWIATAQAIYTAVFGYQVAANIPDFAERVLTTPQGWWLIVVGCSVGFLFALVALCISVVAFPMMLDRQATAGEAIVTSMRAVAQNPVPMAAWGLIVAVLLVLGTIPFFLGLAVVIPLLGHATWHLYREVIVKDPNARPVIPEPRERKPAADFPANLFPWRRSDRG
- a CDS encoding lytic murein transglycosylase, producing the protein MTSRFSFHTLAVGAWLLTSTVSALAAQCGTGTFESWLDDFKKEAVTKGISQNAIQAGLNGVTQDKAILARDHSQQVFSQTFEQFSGRMVPPRLNRGSDMMKRYGSVLSRIEEAYGVPGEILVAIWGLETDFGVNTGKFPTLRSLATLAYDCRRSDMFKAELMDALRIVERGDLSPQEMRGAWAGELGQTQFMPSSYIKFAVDFDGNGKRDLLHNVPDVLASTANFLKSYGWKKGKGWEPGSENFAVIQQWNKSEVYAKTIGYFATQLAKAP
- a CDS encoding DUF1127 domain-containing protein, with protein sequence MLLSLIRMIQAFRDYQRNVSELSQLSDRELADIGLDRSDIPRVAAGTYNG
- the trmFO gene encoding methylenetetrahydrofolate--tRNA-(uracil(54)-C(5))-methyltransferase (FADH(2)-oxidizing) TrmFO — translated: MTPHQSSSQPVHIVGAGLAGSEAAWQVANSGVRAVLHEMRPHRMTEAHRTEGCAELVCSNSFRSDDAANNAVGLLHAEMRRLGSLIMRSADANQVPAGGALAVDRDGFSAAVTKALNEHPLIEISREEVAGLPPADWGNVIVATGPLTSAPLADAIRQLTDENALAFFDAIAPIVHKDSIDMSVAWFQSRYDKVGPGGTGADYINCPMTKEQYDAFVAALLDGEKVDFKDWETNTPYFDGCLPVEVMAERGQETLRHGPMKPVGLTNPHNPTVKAYAIVQLRQDNKLGTLYNIVGFQTKLKHGAQQRVFRTIPGLENAEFARLGGLHRNTFLNSPKLLDSQLRLRAQPRLRFAGQMTGCEGYVESASIGLIAGLCAAADMRGTALTPPPATTALGALLGHITGGHIETIDAGARSFQPMNINFGLFPPLASPPTKKPDGSRLRGNEKTVAKKQAISARALTDLDHWIAEHLRVAAAA
- a CDS encoding serine/threonine protein kinase: MSVPKDDDATLSARWSQGVLLKRDVFSTVERGRFRTDDGEVEGVLRRLDQVPFWSFAVALHLFSRERRALTLARDLDVGPKLLWAGRRALVRGFIDGAALHLAKPHGDVAYFRSAKAALRKLHRAGICHNDLAKEQNWLVGRDGRAYLTDFQLAACFKSRSRLFRIAAYEDLRHLLKHKRSYAPEALTPKERKVLAKKSAVASVWLKTGKKVYQAITRGIFNFTDREGGGRRLVNDAPVLVDLIRRNPDVRDTAIVAFADRRVGVGLYAFVEADQSALEKTLRNELAAAKGVKPPEHIQIVHALPRDAAGKPRTEILQLVAMNQIDLIEPMMRSDADREFLKDILEQRKNLRDRFNFEVAEMDRPAGQAR
- a CDS encoding DUF1488 family protein, producing MMHGDQEIECQISDAAMDDLAGTRGTASIARQAQFVALRDAVERIASDIFDSGPVVKGATIRIFTKHISKEQS
- a CDS encoding phytoene/squalene synthase family protein — encoded protein: MSATEAPTDGAAFCADLARTHDFVRYASTLFMPGPERRALLAIYAFNIEVSRVHEQVSQPLPGEMRLQWWTDMLAGAGHGGVEGNPVAAELLYAIRNHRLPVSPFSLLVEEHQFDLYNDPMPSLAALEGYLDATASALFAQATRVVARPSEAIDHLARHAGLAQGMAQVIAALGRDASRQQLFLPLQLLQQHGSSKEEVFAGKPTPNIRAAIDQLADEAQGHLKTAFGLLADVPSGVRPIFLPLAHVRRELNRVRRADYDPFLPKPASRLRTLWTLWRAARTEEFGR
- a CDS encoding Mth938-like domain-containing protein, which translates into the protein MSNSSDAPHLPRSAPIEAYGKGGFAFADMSHRGSLLCLPDAIWAWPVTRPQEIDEYALQKVFAAANAIDTLIVGTGTEVWVPPRGLREALRAVRVVLDPMQTGPAIRTYNIMLGERRRVAAALIAVP